The sequence CGCCGAACGGCGAAGCACAGCTCACCGGCGGGCAGCAGCCCGCCGTGGAGGGCTCCGGCGCGCAGGGCGCCCTGAACCTCGCCGCCGACCTCATCGCGAAGAGCGTTCCGGAACAGCAGCCGCAGGAGAACGACGGCCGGCCGTAACGAGCGAGCCGGTCACCGCCAGCGAGACCACCGCCATCCCGGCCATCGCCCTGGCCGGGGTGACGAGTTGGGCCAGCGAGCCCGCCAGCGCCGCGCTCACGCCCTGCAGCGCCAGCATGCCCGCCGAGTGCAATCCCAGGGCGTGGCCGGCCAGTTCGTCCGGCGTCAGGCTCATCAGCCGCTCCTGCTGGACCAGGCTCGCCCCGAACCCGACGGAGGCCACCGTCACGCACACCGCGGCCACGGGCACCGGCGGGTGCGCGCCGAGCAGCAGGTACGGCACCGCCAGGAGAAGGAGCAGCGGCGTCGCGAGCCGGGGCCGCACGGCGGCCGGGATCAGCCGTCCGACCGTCACGTCCCCGGCGAACATGCCGAGCGCCGCACAGGCGAACAGGGTGCCGGCCGCGTCGGGGGCGTACGACACGTAGAGCGACTCGCAGCCGACGACGAGCCCGTTGGGCAGCCACAGGCCCAGATAGGTGAGGCGGCGCGGGCGGGCGGACCACAGCAGCGCGTTGGTGCGCCAGGTCGCCGCCGGGGAGGGGCGGCCGGTGGCGCGGGGCGGGCGGCGGCCGAGGCCGAGGCGCAGGACGAGCGCGGCCGTCAGATACAGGGCTGCCGCGAGGAGCAGACAGGCCCGCGGCGACAGGGCGGTCAGCAGGGCGCCGCCGGTGGCATACCCGGTGATCTGCGCCAGACCGCTCATCATGTTGAACAGCGAACGCCCGAGCAGATAGCCGTCCTTGGCGAGGATCTCGTTCAGCAGGCCCCAGCGGATGCCGCCGCCGAGTGAGGCGACCAGGCCCAGCGGCAGGACGACGGTGAAGAGGGCGCCGGTCGCGAGGCCGGGCAGCGCCTGCGCCGCCGTACCGGCCGCGAAGGTCAGTGAGACGGCCACGAGGGCCGTGCGAGGGGGCAGTCGGTCGGCGCCGGAGAGCAGGAAGGTCGCGCCCAGCATCTGGGCCAGCGACGGGCCGAACATGCTCACCGCCGACAGCAGCGGGGAGCCGGTCGCCCGGTACACGAGCGTTCCGAGGGCGAGTCCGCCGACCGTCTGGGCCGCGGTCTGCACGGCCGCGCCGAGGAACAGCGGGGTGAACTCCGGGACGCGGAACAGGGATCGGTAGCCGGGCGTGGATCGGTGACTGGGCATGCCCCGGAGTCTCGGACGGGCCCGGCAGGCCCCGTTATCGTTTCGCCGTCGTGCGAAAGGTCGCGGAAGCGGTCGATGAAGAGATCACCGAAGAGATCGCGGAAGGGCCGCGGGAGGAGGGTGCCGTGGGCTGGTGGCAGCTGAACGCGGACACCCTGGCCCGCAGCCGGTTCGTCCTCTCCCCGCTCGCCGAGACCTTCGCGAGCCTGAAACTGCTGCACTCGGGGCAGGGCGCGCATCCCGGTGAGCGGGAGTGGCTGCGCGCGCATCTGCCCGGCTACCGGGCACGACTCGCGGCCGACCCGGTGACGGCCCGCCTGGTGCGGGCGGGACTCGGCCGGGACTGGATCGCCGACTTCCTCACGCCCACGCCCCGCGCCGGGGAGGGCTTCGCCGACGAGGTCGCCCGGGTGCGCGCGGTGGGACCCGCCGCCGCCCGTGCCCATCTGCGCCTCTCCCTCGCCGGACCGCTCCCGGCCGCGCTGGACCGGGACGACCTGCCCGAGCGCGCGGCCGCACTGCTGGAGTGGGTGTGGCAGGAGACGGTGCGGCCGTACTGGGAGCGGCGCCGGCGGGTGCTGGAGGCCGATGTGATGGCGCGGACCGCCCAGGTGAGCCGGGGCGGCTGGGCGAGCGTGCTGGACTCTCTGCGGCCGGGTGGGACGCGGTGGCTCGGGGACAACCGCTTCCAGGTCAATCTGCACGAGTATCCGCCCCGCGAGATCTCGGGCGCCGAGCTGCTCCTGGTGCCGGTGACCCCGCAGCGGACGGGGTGGGTGGCCTGGGAGGAGGGGGAGCGGTACGCCGTGGTCTATGCCTGCGACGGCGTCCTCGCGGGTGAGGGTGAGCGTGCCGTGCCCGAGAGTCTGGGCGCGCTGCTCGGGCCCGCCCGGGCCGCGGTCCTCGTGCTCCTCGGCTCTCCCATGAACACCACCCAGCTGACCGCGATCACCGGGCAGGGGCTGGGCTCGGTGGGCCGGCATCTGAAGGTGCTGCGGGAGGCGGGGCTGGTGCGGCGATGGCGCGCGGGGCGGTCGGTGCTCTACGCCCGGACGGCGGCGGGCCAGGTGCTGCTGGAGGCCGGAAAGGGGCCCGTGGCCCTGGGCCGTAACCCGCCGGGGCTAGCATCCGCACCATGACGACTCATGACCACAACGGCTCTGTACTGAACACCGAGATCGGGGCCCTCAAGGGCGGCTCCGCGAACCTGCCGCAGTACGCGGGCAAGGCCGTGCTCATCGTGAACGTGGCCTCCAAGTGCGGCCTGACCCCCCAGTACTCGGGTCTGGAGCGGCTGCAGGAGCGATTCGCCGGGCAGGGCTTCACCGTGCTCGGGGTGCCCTGCAACCAGTTCCTCGGGCAGGAGCCCGGCACCGCCGAGGAGATCGCCGAGTTCTGCTCGGCGACCTACGGTGTGACCTTCCCGCTGACCGAGAAGGTCGAGGTGAACGGAGAGGGCCGGCACGCGCTGTACGAGCGTCTGACCGGCTTCGCCGACGCCGCGGGCCACAGCGGTGACATCCGCTGGAACTTCGAGAAGTTCCTGATCGGGCGGGACGGCGAGGTCGTCGCCCGCTTCTCGCCGCAGACCGAGCCGGAGTCCGCCGAGGTCGTCGCCGCGATCGAGAAGCAGCTGGCCTAGCCGATCGCCCCGTAGGAAGAGAGCCGAGCCCCCTCGGCAAGGACGGCGACTCGTCGAGAGGGCTCTGCGGGGGTGGTGCTTGTGCAGTTGTCGTCGGACGGGCCTACGAGGGAGCGTCAGAGAAGGCTCCCTACGCCTTGACCGAGGCCACGAAGGCGTTCCACGCGTCGGCGGGGAAGGCCAGGGCCGGACCCTCGATGACCTTGGAGTCGCGTACGGCGAGTTCCGCGGTGGTGGGCGACTTGACCTCGACGCAGGCGCCGTTGCCCGCGGAATAGGAGGACTTCATCCACGTCTCCGAAGCGCCCTGAATCAGTGCCATGTCCACTCCTGTTGCGAGTTGCTGGTGGTGCGGTTCACGCCAACCTTGTTGTCTGATTGGCGTGATCGACGCTACCGGGCAACCGCCCTTGCTGGAGTAGTCGTTCACTCAAGCGGATGGCATATTCCGGGTGGGCCTTCCGTTGAAGCGGAACAACGGTGTACGATCCGGCGCTTCCTGTGGAG is a genomic window of Streptomyces griseochromogenes containing:
- a CDS encoding ArsR/SmtB family transcription factor, with amino-acid sequence MGWWQLNADTLARSRFVLSPLAETFASLKLLHSGQGAHPGEREWLRAHLPGYRARLAADPVTARLVRAGLGRDWIADFLTPTPRAGEGFADEVARVRAVGPAAARAHLRLSLAGPLPAALDRDDLPERAAALLEWVWQETVRPYWERRRRVLEADVMARTAQVSRGGWASVLDSLRPGGTRWLGDNRFQVNLHEYPPREISGAELLLVPVTPQRTGWVAWEEGERYAVVYACDGVLAGEGERAVPESLGALLGPARAAVLVLLGSPMNTTQLTAITGQGLGSVGRHLKVLREAGLVRRWRAGRSVLYARTAAGQVLLEAGKGPVALGRNPPGLASAP
- a CDS encoding glutathione peroxidase; this encodes MTTHDHNGSVLNTEIGALKGGSANLPQYAGKAVLIVNVASKCGLTPQYSGLERLQERFAGQGFTVLGVPCNQFLGQEPGTAEEIAEFCSATYGVTFPLTEKVEVNGEGRHALYERLTGFADAAGHSGDIRWNFEKFLIGRDGEVVARFSPQTEPESAEVVAAIEKQLA
- a CDS encoding DUF397 domain-containing protein, whose protein sequence is MALIQGASETWMKSSYSAGNGACVEVKSPTTAELAVRDSKVIEGPALAFPADAWNAFVASVKA